A window of Candidatus Poribacteria bacterium genomic DNA:
ATCGGCGTTGAGAAACTCGGTGAAGTTGATAACCGCCGCCTTCGCCGCGCCGTAAGCGAAACCGCTAAATGGACCCGGCGTGACCGCCGCAAGCGACGAGATATTGATGATCGTTCCCGATTTCGCTTCCAGCATTGCTGGCACAACTGCTTTCGTACAGAAGAACGTGCCTATCAGATTAGAATCAATAACCAATCGCATCTCTTCAGGGGTCGTGTTGAGGAGCCGCCGATGATGCGAACTGTGTCCAGCGTTGTTCACAAGCACATCAATCCGTCCGAACTTATCGAGCACATCGGCAGCCATCCGCTCGACCGTATCGTAGTCAGCCACATCAAGCGCGTAACTTGCGGCTTTTCCGCCTGCTGCTTCAACTTCGGCTTTAACATCTGTCAATTTCGATTCTGTTCTACCGATAATTACAACCGTCGCTCCCTCTTGTGCCATTTCGAGGGCAGCACCGCGACCAATACCGCTGCCCCCCCCTGTGATGATACAAACTTGTCCTTCTAAACGCATTTTTACCTCCGACTGATAAAGACTTCAATCGTTTTGTTCTGTGTCGCGTAGTTCTTGAATCCCCTTCAGAATGGTATCAAGATCAAGGTTATCCACCCATGCATGCCGATCAATGGAGTAATCACCTTTGCCACCCTTGTATTGGAAAATTTTATCCAAAAGTGCGCGCAATTCGGTATCTTTACATTGATCTACCTCTATATTCAGTTCTTGGATTTCGCGTACACGCATTGGGAGCACCTCCCGTAACCATATATATGGGTTTTCAAGACGAACGCGAAGCTGAAAATGATAATTTTTCGCCCTTTTAAGCATCCACCTATCGGTTGTCAACAAAATATCGGCATCGGCATTTTCCGCACAAGCAATATGCAAGGCATCTAACGGCTTAAACCCGAACGACTCAAGCTGTGTACTTCTCAATTCCTCCATCGCCCCAACTGAAACATACTGATGTGCATTACGGAGCAGTTTCTTTATATCCTCGCGTTGCGTCAAATTAGGGTTTCTGTTGACCTCAAAAACTATTACCTCACTCGTAATCCAACGCCACTGTTGGATCTGAAGATAGTCAATAATTGTCTCAATAGCCGTGACTTCACGAAAAATCTGAGACTGCCTTTCATCATCATACAGACGACTGTAACAACAGGTATCAAGATAGATTTTCAGGCTTTGTAAGTAGGTCCGCAATTGCTCTTCCTATGCTGTGGAAGTTCACACCTTAAATTATGAAACCGCAGTATAAAAATATATCATATCAGGCTAACAAAAGGAAGGAAACCGTTCAAAGTTGGCCAAAAGCAGTTTATAACCTATTTTGGTAAAACGGGTTTCACTGCCGCCTTTACCTCTTTTGATAACGATTCCAGTTCATATTGTGCATCCGAGATTTTATCGCGATGTTCGTCAAAAGGGTATCCGCCCTTTCCAGTCTCATTGAAATAGACACTCAATTGGTAGCGCTGAAAGATGTTCATGCGCGGGTAATCCTCCGTCCATGGACTTGCATCGTGGAGCAGATTCGTCGAGAAGATCGCCACATCACCTGCCGCCATGGGCAGTGTAATTGAGGTGGGTGGATCATGCTTCACAGGTAGATTCGGCGGTGTCTGAAACAGAGATTTATGACTGCCAGGGACGAGACAAAAACCGGTTCCGGGGGGTACATCTACGAGTGCAACCCACGTCGCGATGTGGCTACAATAGATATGTCCAGCGGCAGCCTGATAATCGTTGTGTGGATTGCGAAATCCCAGAGGGAATTTAAAGCCGCTATCATCACGATGAAAATGTTGCGGAGCATCGTGTTTCGTCATCATCGTGAAATTGCAGTGAAACAGACGTGGGGCGTTCATTGTCAAACCCGCTACAACCCGCATAATATCAGGGTTCATCGCGAGATCTTCAAAGAGACAATGCCCATATTGGATATGCCCAATGTGTGTTTTACAAGGCTCCTGCCGTCCACGGTCAAGCGGCGGGGGGATGTCGGCTTCATCAATCGTTAACCAATGCCGAAGCACCTTTAACATCTCCTCAATCTCGTCCTTCGGGACAACGTTCCGCAGAACGAGAAACCCGTGTAAGTCAAAGTACCACTTCTCCTTTTCCGTCAATGTGGAATGGATGGTATACATTAATTTTCTCTCTCCGCAGTTCCTGAATGTGTTGCCTGAATGTGTTGAAAGTACAGATTAGCAGAATTCCGCGAAATTTTCAACATGTTGCTGCTGAAAATGATTTCAAAACTCTTGACAAAAATCTGGAAACACCTATAATAGACATCATAATCTGGTTGAACTTCAAGGAGGTTATCCCAATGTCCTTAAAACAACGCATCCACAATAAAGAAGCGATTAAGATCGCCGGTGTTCCCTTCGGCTGCACCCGTGACGAGATGGAAGCCGCTCTTAGCCAAGACGACTACGATTTAATCGGGACTGACCACCAGCATGGACCGGCGAACGAAGATACACTCGTCGAATATTGCAAGATGGCAAACGAATTCGGTATCGGTGTGCAACTTCGCATCAAACACACCCGTCACGCTTATCTCGTAGGTAACCTATTGGATCTCGGTCCGCTCGCAATTGTCGTGCCACAAGTCGAGAAAATCGAAACGGTGGACGAGGCAATCGATGCGTTCTATTATCCGCAGAAAGGAAAACGGAGTTGGGGTCCCAGTAGTGGATACGGGATCGACCGCGGCATGGACCGCCTTGAATACGCTGAGTGGTGGAATAACACCGGTATCCTTATCTTACAGATTGAGTCCGTTGATGCTGTCATCAACGTCCGAAAATTGGCGAAACCGGGCGTGGATATGGTAACTTTCGGCGAGAACGATTTGAATTTTAGCATAGAGTCATATCCGAGTTCTCCGTTTAAGAACCTTCAAGAGTGTATCGCCCACGTAGAAACTCAGTTGGCAGATACACACGTCAAAGTAGGTGCCGGAGCCTCGCCATCAGGAAATCTATAAAACTGGAACTTAAGGAGCATCATAATGGCAAAACGGATTAAAATCGGGATTATCGGATGCGGCATGATATCCGGTTCACATGTCAACGGGTATCTCGCACATCCGCAGCACGCCGAAATCGTCGCTGTCTGCGATACAGTGGATGCGAATGTAAAGCGTCGCCATGCAGAAGTCCTGTCAGGTGCAGCATCCCGCGCACAAGCCGCAACTGAGGAAGCAGAAAAGGCAGGGACAGTAGAAGCACGCGAGGAATTGAAAGCAAACGCGGCACTCTGGGCAGAATATGCCGACAACGGTGTTAAAATCTTTAGCGACTACAATGAGATGATCAAAGAATGCGAATTAGATGCCGTCAGTCTTGCAACACCGCCGTTTGTCCATGAGGGTCCTACCGTTGCAGCTGCGCAAGCTGGAAAACACGTCTTCTGTGAAAAGCCGATGGCACGTACAGCAACAGAAGCAAGGAACATGCGTGACGCATGCGACGCGGCTGGCGTTAAACTCGCATATCAGAGCGGTGGCACATGCCTTGACCCAACGAGTTATGCCATACGGGACTACATTACCTCTGGAAAACTCGGCGATGTTTATTACGGCAGACTCACGAGTTACCGCGTTCGCGGCAGACCGAATGTCGATATGTTCGGTTTCGGCAGATGGTTCCTTAATTCCGCCTATAGCGGCGGTGGTACAGTATACGACACGGGTGTCTACGATATAAACCGTTCTATCTATCTACTCGGTTCTCCACAACCGGCAACAATCAGTGGAATTGCCTATCGTGGGATGCTCCCTGAATACACGGGTGAAGAAATCAACGACGTTGAGGAACATGTGTCTATCTTCGTCCGGTTCACCAACGGCATGTCCTTTACATACGAACACGGTTGGGCAGGCAATTTGGCAGAACATCCGCAAGGCATTTTCATCTTCGGCTCTCTGGGTTCGTTCAGCGGCAATAAACTCTTCCTTGAGAAAGGGAAATGGGATACCGACGATCAGGGTAACCGCAGACGTTATCAAAGCGACCTCGTTGAAACGGCGTTGGAGCTGCCAGATAACTCCTTCCCCGATAAGTTCCGGGATTTCCTTGATGCTTGTAACAGCGACGCGCAACCCGCCAGCAACGGGGATGTCGGTTTGAAGGTTACAGAGATCATGAGCGGCTCGCTCTTGTCAGCGAAACTTGGACGCGAAATCAGCGTAGAAGAACTTTATGAGATAGAAGCACTCCGCACTGAGCCAACACCGGGTTGGCCGATTCCATAAAGGCAGTCGCAACGAATTTAAGGTTGACAAACAGCCCATCAATCGGTTATCCTTTAATGTGTTGTTGGGCGTGCGGAAATAGTATTAGGTAGAAGGTATTATCTTGAAGGAACATGATATGGAGGATTAGATTTGAACAGTTTTGAGTTTCATGAACCTACCACCCTCGCGGAAGCCTCCCGCCTGTTTGCTGAAGAGCATTCACAGCTCCTTGCAGGCGGAACGGACCTCGTTATCGGGATGAAGGCACTTACCGAAACACCACAGTCTGTGATTAGTTTACAGAAGATCCCGGGATTGGCGGGTATCACCACTGAAGCCGATAATAGTATCAGCATTGGTGCGATGACGAAGGTGCGGGAAATTGAGATATCCGCAGATATTCAGCAACACCACACCGCGCTGGCGGAAGGTGCCGCAGAAATCGGCTCTATACAAATTCGGAATCTTGCAACTATCGGTGGAAACATCGCGCACGCTTCTCCTGCAGCGGATACAGTTGCGGGTTTGCTGGTTGCGGATGCACAGGTTGACATCGCAAGTACCGATGGCGAACGCACTGTACCAATTGACGAACTTTTCACGGGACCGGGTCAGACCGTCTTAGCACCCGGTGAGATTATCACAAGTTTTCGTCTGCCAAGCCCCGCATCCGGTTCTCACTATATTAAGCACAAAATCCGTGAAGTTATGGATTTGGCGTTTATCGGTGTCGCGGCCGCTATTAATCTGGACGGCGGAACAATCACAGATGCCCGAATTGGGCTTGCCGCTGTCGCCCCTACACCGATTCGCGCAACAGAAGCAGAGAATCTCCTAAATGGAAACGCACCTACCGCAGAACTTGTGAAACAAGCAGGCGAAGCGGCGGCAGCCGCATCCAGCCCTATATCTGATTTACGGTGCTCTGCTGAACATCGCAAGGAGATGGTCGATGTCCTTACAAGACGAACCATCCAGCAAGCCTTAGAAAGAGCAAGAGGATAAAGAAGCATTCATATCTGACGCGAGGACCGACGCTCATGCCTCGCATTGCATAAATCAAGGAAAGGAAATATGGCAAAACATCCTGTCAGTCTAAAGGTTAATGGAGACGAACACGATTTACTTATTGAACCGCGCAAAACCTTACTCGCTGTGCTTCGCGATACGATCGGTTTGACAGGTACCAAAGAGGGATGTAGCACAGGCGATTGCGGTGCTTGCACTGTTATCGTTGATGGTAAAGCCGTCACATCCTGTATGGTACTTGGTGTCACCGCTTCTGGCAAAGAAATTACGACCATTGAAGGTCTCGCCAGTGATGGTGAACTCCATCCGGTCCAACAAGCATTTATTGACACGGGCGGTTATCAGTGCGGTTTCTGTACGCCGGGTTTTATCATGGCATCAAAGGCACTCTTAGATGAGAACCCCAATCGGAGCGAAGAGGAATTCAGACATGCGCTCGGTGGGAATATATGCCGTTGTACCGGATATACAAAAATTCTTGAAGCAATTTTGCAAGCGGCAGAAGAGATCCGCTAAACTGTAAAATAACTATCAGCCATCAGTCATCGGTATTGAACCGCAAGCCCACACGTGGCTTGCGTCAAGAGGGCATAACTGAACCAGAAACCCTCT
This region includes:
- a CDS encoding SDR family NAD(P)-dependent oxidoreductase, which codes for MRLEGQVCIITGGGSGIGRGAALEMAQEGATVVIIGRTESKLTDVKAEVEAAGGKAASYALDVADYDTVERMAADVLDKFGRIDVLVNNAGHSSHHRRLLNTTPEEMRLVIDSNLIGTFFCTKAVVPAMLEAKSGTIINISSLAAVTPGPFSGFAYGAAKAAVINFTEFLNADLRNTGIRASVVVPGEVATPILDKRPIPPGADARAMMVDVNETSAAILLIATLPQRSNIPELVIRPTMHRNMTGEIVELDD
- a CDS encoding PIN domain-containing protein — encoded protein: MRTYLQSLKIYLDTCCYSRLYDDERQSQIFREVTAIETIIDYLQIQQWRWITSEVIVFEVNRNPNLTQREDIKKLLRNAHQYVSVGAMEELRSTQLESFGFKPLDALHIACAENADADILLTTDRWMLKRAKNYHFQLRVRLENPYIWLREVLPMRVREIQELNIEVDQCKDTELRALLDKIFQYKGGKGDYSIDRHAWVDNLDLDTILKGIQELRDTEQND
- a CDS encoding phytanoyl-CoA dioxygenase family protein, with translation MYTIHSTLTEKEKWYFDLHGFLVLRNVVPKDEIEEMLKVLRHWLTIDEADIPPPLDRGRQEPCKTHIGHIQYGHCLFEDLAMNPDIMRVVAGLTMNAPRLFHCNFTMMTKHDAPQHFHRDDSGFKFPLGFRNPHNDYQAAAGHIYCSHIATWVALVDVPPGTGFCLVPGSHKSLFQTPPNLPVKHDPPTSITLPMAAGDVAIFSTNLLHDASPWTEDYPRMNIFQRYQLSVYFNETGKGGYPFDEHRDKISDAQYELESLSKEVKAAVKPVLPK
- a CDS encoding aldolase/citrate lyase family protein, yielding MSLKQRIHNKEAIKIAGVPFGCTRDEMEAALSQDDYDLIGTDHQHGPANEDTLVEYCKMANEFGIGVQLRIKHTRHAYLVGNLLDLGPLAIVVPQVEKIETVDEAIDAFYYPQKGKRSWGPSSGYGIDRGMDRLEYAEWWNNTGILILQIESVDAVINVRKLAKPGVDMVTFGENDLNFSIESYPSSPFKNLQECIAHVETQLADTHVKVGAGASPSGNL
- a CDS encoding Gfo/Idh/MocA family oxidoreductase, with protein sequence MAKRIKIGIIGCGMISGSHVNGYLAHPQHAEIVAVCDTVDANVKRRHAEVLSGAASRAQAATEEAEKAGTVEAREELKANAALWAEYADNGVKIFSDYNEMIKECELDAVSLATPPFVHEGPTVAAAQAGKHVFCEKPMARTATEARNMRDACDAAGVKLAYQSGGTCLDPTSYAIRDYITSGKLGDVYYGRLTSYRVRGRPNVDMFGFGRWFLNSAYSGGGTVYDTGVYDINRSIYLLGSPQPATISGIAYRGMLPEYTGEEINDVEEHVSIFVRFTNGMSFTYEHGWAGNLAEHPQGIFIFGSLGSFSGNKLFLEKGKWDTDDQGNRRRYQSDLVETALELPDNSFPDKFRDFLDACNSDAQPASNGDVGLKVTEIMSGSLLSAKLGREISVEELYEIEALRTEPTPGWPIP
- a CDS encoding xanthine dehydrogenase family protein subunit M, which gives rise to MNSFEFHEPTTLAEASRLFAEEHSQLLAGGTDLVIGMKALTETPQSVISLQKIPGLAGITTEADNSISIGAMTKVREIEISADIQQHHTALAEGAAEIGSIQIRNLATIGGNIAHASPAADTVAGLLVADAQVDIASTDGERTVPIDELFTGPGQTVLAPGEIITSFRLPSPASGSHYIKHKIREVMDLAFIGVAAAINLDGGTITDARIGLAAVAPTPIRATEAENLLNGNAPTAELVKQAGEAAAAASSPISDLRCSAEHRKEMVDVLTRRTIQQALERARG
- a CDS encoding (2Fe-2S)-binding protein, yielding MAKHPVSLKVNGDEHDLLIEPRKTLLAVLRDTIGLTGTKEGCSTGDCGACTVIVDGKAVTSCMVLGVTASGKEITTIEGLASDGELHPVQQAFIDTGGYQCGFCTPGFIMASKALLDENPNRSEEEFRHALGGNICRCTGYTKILEAILQAAEEIR